In one window of Maribacter sp. BPC-D8 DNA:
- the rnpA gene encoding ribonuclease P protein component, which yields MDASFGKKEKLKSKVLITQLFEEGRGISVYPLKLIYLSVEQKEVPIKTGVTVSKRNFKSAVDRNKIKRLLRESYRLNKALVFNNTDANFAFLFLYLGKDMPTFEQLDHKMKLVLNKFKLQIDEKNNK from the coding sequence ATGGATGCATCCTTCGGAAAAAAGGAAAAACTAAAAAGTAAAGTACTCATTACCCAGTTGTTTGAAGAGGGTAGGGGTATTTCTGTTTATCCGTTGAAATTAATTTATCTATCCGTAGAACAAAAAGAAGTGCCTATTAAAACAGGGGTTACCGTATCTAAACGAAATTTTAAAAGTGCAGTCGATAGAAATAAGATTAAACGGCTACTTAGAGAGTCTTACAGACTTAATAAAGCGCTGGTTTTTAACAATACTGATGCAAACTTTGCGTTTCTATTTTTATACCTTGGTAAGGATATGCCCACCTTTGAGCAGTTAGATCATAAAATGAAGCTCGTTTTAAACAAGTTTAAGCTACAGATTGATGAAAAAAATAATAAGTAA
- a CDS encoding M1 family metallopeptidase produces MTKSFFTFLTAIFSIGLLAQNKTDYWQQHVDYTMAVDMNVDNFQYTGTQTLVYTNNSPDELKRVYFHLYFNAFQPGSEMDIRLQSIADPDDRMTTPEKKSRIASLTDTEIGYLHATSLTQDGSKVTFSEEGTVLVVDLAKPIAAGAKSTFNMEFKGQVPLQIRRSGRNSEEGVALSMSQWYPKLAEYDFEGWHADPYIAREFQGVWGDFDVKLTIDKEYTVGGTGYLQNPNEIGHGYEAPGTKIKKQKGKTLTWHFKAPMVHDFMWAADPEYIHDIQQVPDGPVLHFLYKDNPEILENWKNLQPKTIEAMQFFSKNIGKYPYDQYSVIQGGDGGMEYAMSTLITGNRKFGSLVGVMAHEMAHSWFQHILATNEAKHEWMDEGFTSFISKLCMSEIMDYETENPFEGTYKGYRNLALSGKEQPQGTYADRYALNFAYGISAYSKGSIFLSQLGYVIGQDKLMETIRQYYDEFKFKHPVPNDIKRVAEKVSGFELDWYLTDWTQTTNTIDYAIKEVAASENNTNVTLERIGLMPMPLDILVVYNDDSRETFYAPLRMMRGEKTNPFEGIERTVIEDWPWAYPTYNFTINKPMSSIKAIVIDPSQLMADVNLENNVWQAE; encoded by the coding sequence ATGACTAAATCATTTTTTACGTTTCTAACAGCTATTTTTTCAATAGGATTGCTGGCACAAAACAAGACAGATTATTGGCAACAACATGTTGATTATACCATGGCGGTAGATATGAATGTTGACAATTTTCAATATACCGGTACTCAAACCTTGGTATACACGAATAACTCACCCGATGAGTTAAAACGTGTATATTTTCATTTGTATTTCAACGCTTTTCAACCTGGTAGTGAAATGGATATTCGCCTGCAAAGTATCGCAGATCCAGATGATAGAATGACTACGCCAGAAAAGAAAAGTAGAATTGCATCGCTTACCGATACTGAAATAGGATATTTACACGCCACTTCTTTAACACAAGATGGAAGTAAGGTTACTTTTTCAGAAGAAGGAACCGTGTTAGTTGTTGATTTAGCTAAGCCGATAGCAGCTGGTGCCAAGTCTACTTTTAATATGGAGTTTAAAGGTCAAGTACCTTTACAAATTAGACGTTCGGGTAGAAATAGTGAAGAAGGTGTTGCCTTATCTATGAGCCAATGGTACCCAAAATTAGCGGAATATGATTTTGAAGGTTGGCATGCAGATCCATATATAGCTCGTGAGTTTCAGGGTGTGTGGGGAGATTTTGATGTAAAATTGACCATTGATAAAGAGTACACTGTTGGTGGAACAGGTTATTTACAAAACCCTAACGAAATAGGTCATGGTTATGAAGCACCTGGTACTAAAATCAAAAAACAAAAAGGCAAGACATTAACCTGGCATTTTAAAGCGCCTATGGTTCATGATTTTATGTGGGCTGCAGATCCAGAATATATTCATGATATTCAACAAGTACCTGACGGACCTGTGCTTCATTTTCTTTACAAAGACAATCCTGAAATTTTAGAGAACTGGAAAAACCTTCAGCCTAAAACTATTGAGGCTATGCAGTTTTTTAGCAAGAACATTGGTAAATACCCATATGACCAATATTCAGTTATTCAAGGTGGCGATGGTGGTATGGAGTATGCAATGTCTACCTTAATAACAGGTAACCGCAAATTTGGTAGCCTTGTTGGTGTTATGGCGCATGAAATGGCGCACTCTTGGTTTCAACATATACTAGCAACAAACGAAGCTAAACATGAGTGGATGGATGAAGGGTTTACTTCTTTTATTTCTAAGCTTTGTATGAGTGAAATAATGGACTACGAAACAGAGAATCCTTTTGAGGGTACTTACAAAGGGTATAGAAACTTAGCGCTTTCAGGTAAAGAACAACCACAAGGTACGTATGCGGATCGTTATGCTCTTAACTTTGCCTATGGTATTTCTGCTTACAGTAAAGGTTCTATATTTTTATCTCAACTTGGTTATGTTATCGGTCAAGATAAATTGATGGAAACTATTCGTCAATACTACGATGAGTTCAAGTTTAAACACCCGGTGCCTAACGATATTAAACGTGTTGCTGAAAAAGTATCTGGTTTTGAACTAGATTGGTATTTAACCGATTGGACACAAACAACAAATACTATTGACTATGCAATTAAAGAGGTTGCTGCATCAGAAAACAACACTAATGTTACCCTAGAGCGTATTGGTTTAATGCCAATGCCTTTAGATATTTTGGTGGTATATAATGATGATTCAAGAGAAACCTTTTATGCTCCGTTACGTATGATGCGTGGTGAGAAAACAAACCCTTTTGAGGGTATTGAAAGAACTGTTATAGAAGACTGGCCTTGGGCTTACCCAACCTATAATTTTACTATTAATAAACCAATGTCTTCAATAAAAGCAATTGTTATTGATCCTTCGCAATTAATGGCAGATGTCAATTTAGAGAATAATGTTTGGCAAGCAGAGTAG
- a CDS encoding S8 family peptidase: MTNTYLKSIFALSIAAVLTGCGSTKSVGGSGLVLTPVENIDATPLKISDLTTSEKNNWGHLDLVTDTIPGMSVDKAYSEIIKNRKGTKTIVAVLDSGIDLNHEDLVNVLWTNTKEKAGNGIDDDGNGFIDDIHGYNFLGESYNEQLEYVRMLRLNIGDAATLSKAKTKLDAKYNEALQGKEQYESIYQAVKNADADVKKYLKKDTYTKQDLSTIKTTDEAMQRNVAILNQMFGINETIPGVLEDLTNGLKYYTEQLNYNLNKDFNGRESVGDDAYDFTDVDYGNGNPNNRVDDESHGTHVAGIIAAERNNGKGVNGVANNVAIMSIRAVPNGDEYDKDIARGIRYAVDNGARVINGSFGKSFSPNANWVNDAIKYAADNNVLFVHAAGNDGADLDNPINANFPNDQINNGPEIADNVITVGALNPKYGSELVASYSNYGKINVDIFAPGTDIYSSYPNNEYEYSPGTSMASPGVAGVAALVMSQYPSLTAAQVKKIILQSGLPIKTKVVLGKNTGKSGSLDEISTSGKIANAYNALVLASKVAAGQVKL, translated from the coding sequence ATGACAAATACATATTTAAAATCAATTTTCGCACTATCAATAGCTGCGGTATTAACCGGGTGTGGAAGCACAAAATCAGTTGGAGGAAGCGGACTAGTTCTTACTCCCGTTGAAAACATAGATGCTACACCTTTAAAAATTTCTGATCTTACTACCAGTGAAAAGAATAACTGGGGCCATTTAGATTTAGTTACCGATACTATACCTGGTATGAGTGTCGATAAAGCGTACAGCGAAATCATAAAAAACAGAAAAGGAACAAAAACAATTGTTGCCGTTCTTGATTCTGGTATTGATCTAAACCACGAAGACCTTGTTAATGTATTATGGACAAATACTAAAGAGAAAGCCGGTAACGGTATTGATGATGACGGTAACGGATTCATAGATGACATTCATGGTTATAATTTCTTAGGCGAGTCTTATAATGAGCAGTTAGAATACGTTCGTATGCTTCGTTTAAACATTGGTGACGCCGCTACCTTATCAAAAGCTAAAACTAAATTAGATGCTAAATACAATGAGGCTTTACAGGGTAAAGAGCAGTATGAATCTATATACCAGGCTGTAAAAAATGCAGATGCAGATGTAAAGAAGTATTTAAAAAAAGATACTTATACCAAACAAGATTTATCGACCATCAAAACAACAGACGAAGCTATGCAGCGCAATGTTGCTATACTAAATCAAATGTTCGGTATTAATGAAACGATACCTGGTGTTCTTGAAGATTTAACCAACGGACTTAAATATTACACTGAACAACTTAATTACAATCTTAATAAAGATTTTAACGGTAGAGAATCTGTTGGTGATGATGCCTATGATTTTACCGATGTTGATTACGGTAATGGAAACCCTAACAATAGAGTTGATGACGAAAGTCATGGTACTCACGTAGCGGGTATTATCGCTGCTGAACGTAATAATGGTAAAGGTGTAAACGGTGTTGCCAATAATGTAGCCATTATGAGTATTAGAGCCGTGCCTAATGGTGATGAGTACGATAAAGATATTGCAAGAGGTATTCGTTACGCTGTTGATAATGGTGCACGTGTAATCAATGGTAGTTTCGGTAAGTCTTTTTCTCCGAATGCTAACTGGGTGAATGATGCTATAAAATATGCTGCTGACAACAATGTGCTTTTTGTACACGCAGCGGGTAACGATGGTGCTGACTTAGACAACCCTATTAACGCAAACTTCCCTAATGATCAAATAAATAACGGACCAGAAATTGCTGACAATGTAATTACAGTTGGTGCTTTGAATCCTAAATACGGTTCTGAATTAGTTGCTAGCTACTCTAATTATGGTAAGATAAATGTTGATATTTTTGCCCCAGGTACAGATATCTATTCTTCATACCCTAATAACGAATACGAATATTCTCCGGGTACTTCTATGGCTTCGCCTGGTGTTGCGGGTGTTGCTGCTTTGGTAATGTCTCAATACCCAAGTTTAACGGCCGCTCAAGTGAAAAAAATAATATTACAATCTGGTTTACCTATTAAAACGAAAGTAGTGTTAGGCAAAAACACAGGTAAAAGTGGTTCTTTAGATGAAATTTCTACTTCTGGTAAAATTGCAAATGCATACAACGCACTAGTTTTAGCTAGTAAAGTAGCTGCAGGACAGGTTAAATTATAA
- a CDS encoding MBL fold metallo-hydrolase, translating into MKIYPVETGNFKLDGGAMFGVVPKVIWQRTNPADNNNLIDIAARSLLIEDGDRLILVDTGMGNKQSDQFFGYYYQWGDFTIDSSLKKHGFHRDDITDVFLTHLHFDHVGGAIQWNKDKTGYEPAFKNAKFWTNEKHWKWATEPNPREKASFLTENLIPMQESGHMTFINHTDGEFLKNSPLGFDIRFVDGHTEKQMLPQFSYQGKTIVYMADLIPTVGHISLPYVMGYDTRPLMTMAEKAIFLNEAADNNYYLFFEHDAHNQLCTLKHTEKGVRLNQVYTFNELFN; encoded by the coding sequence ATGAAAATTTATCCTGTTGAAACCGGTAATTTTAAATTGGACGGTGGTGCTATGTTCGGCGTAGTGCCGAAAGTAATTTGGCAAAGAACAAATCCCGCAGACAATAACAATTTAATTGATATTGCGGCAAGAAGTCTTTTAATTGAAGATGGTGATAGATTAATTTTAGTTGATACAGGCATGGGTAATAAACAGTCTGATCAGTTTTTTGGCTATTACTATCAATGGGGCGATTTTACGATAGATTCTTCTTTAAAAAAACATGGTTTTCATAGAGATGATATCACCGATGTATTTTTAACCCATCTTCATTTTGATCATGTTGGTGGTGCCATTCAGTGGAATAAAGATAAAACCGGATATGAACCCGCCTTTAAAAACGCTAAGTTTTGGACCAATGAAAAACATTGGAAATGGGCAACAGAACCCAACCCAAGAGAAAAAGCTTCTTTCTTAACAGAGAACTTAATACCAATGCAAGAAAGTGGTCACATGACTTTTATTAATCATACAGACGGCGAGTTTTTAAAAAATAGTCCGCTAGGTTTTGATATTCGTTTTGTAGACGGGCATACCGAAAAGCAAATGCTACCGCAATTTTCATATCAAGGTAAAACTATTGTCTACATGGCAGACCTTATACCTACCGTAGGTCATATTTCATTGCCTTATGTTATGGGCTATGATACTAGACCACTAATGACAATGGCAGAAAAAGCGATATTCTTGAACGAAGCTGCAGATAACAATTACTATCTGTTTTTTGAGCATGATGCACATAATCAATTATGTACACTAAAGCATACCGAAAAAGGTGTTCGTTTAAATCAGGTTTATACGTTCAATGAACTCTTCAATTAA
- a CDS encoding response regulator, with protein MNQVNNNMAKDINILLIDDSDVDNFINKAIISKEDNISQITTMTSGHEALDHLNSIVDNTEAYPDVIFLDIKMPRMNGFEFLNEYIKLPDTLTDHCKIYILSSSIDTLDSNKAKDYPVVNKHLIKPLAHHIIGDLLSED; from the coding sequence ATGAATCAGGTAAATAATAATATGGCTAAGGATATAAATATTTTATTGATTGACGATTCGGATGTGGATAATTTCATAAATAAAGCCATTATTTCGAAAGAGGACAATATTTCACAAATTACTACTATGACCTCTGGGCATGAAGCTCTAGACCACTTAAACAGCATTGTAGACAATACCGAAGCATACCCTGATGTTATTTTCTTGGATATTAAAATGCCAAGAATGAATGGTTTCGAGTTTTTAAATGAATACATTAAATTACCAGACACACTTACTGATCACTGCAAAATATATATATTAAGTTCATCGATCGATACTTTAGACTCTAATAAGGCAAAAGACTACCCTGTTGTTAACAAACACTTAATCAAACCTTTGGCACATCATATTATTGGTGATTTATTGAGCGAAGATTAG